Part of the Cellulomonas hominis genome, CCTGCCCCCCGAGGACGTCGACGTCGGCGACGGCGAGCTGCGCGTCCACGTCGCGCGGGTCCTCGGCCGCCGCGGTGCGCACGGCGGCGAGGTCGACGTCGCGGGTGCGGGTGAGGAGGCCCACCTGGGCCAGACCGGCCCGCGCCATGTCGTCGCGCGGGTTCTCCCGCAGCGCCTGCTCGTAGGCGGCGGCCGCCGCCGGCAGGTCGTCGCGCTCGATCGCGTCGTACGCCTCCTGGTGCAGCGGGGGCAGCGGCGGCTCCTCCGGCTCGGGCTCCGGCTCGGGTGCGCCGTCGCGCGGCGGGACCGTCCCCGTGATGCCGTTCGCCGCCGCGGCCTCGAGCACCTGGTCGAGGACGCCGCGCACCTGGTCCAGCTGCGGGACTCCCTGGAACAGCGGCAGCGGCTGCCCCGCGAGCACCGCGACCACCGAGGGCACGGACTGCGCCTGGAACGCCGCGGCCACCTGCGGGTTGGCCTCCGAGTCGATGCGGGCGAGCAGCAGCCGGCCGGCGTACTGGTCCGCCAGCGTCCCGAGGTCGCGCGCGAGGTTGATGCTGGCCTCGCTCCACGACGCCCACAGCAGCACGACCACGGGGTGCTGGGTCGAGGACTGCACCAGCGCGGGGAAGCCCTCGGTGTCGACGTCGACCACGTAGGCGCCCGGTGCCGGGAGACCGCCGGGGGTCCCGGGCGCCGGGGTCGCCGGGCGACCGAGCCCCGACAGGTCGATCGCGCCCCGCACGTCGAGGCGCGGCTGGTGGGCCGGGTTCTGGCTCATGCTGCTGTGCTCCTGATCTCGCGTGTGCTCACGATGTCACGGGACCCGGCGTCAGGAGCCGGTCACCGCGGTCCGGGCGTGCTCGGCGGCCAGCAGCCGCACCTGCTGCTCCCCGCCGGCGGGCGGCACGTACAGCGCGACCACGTCGGTCCAGGTCCGCACCAGGCTCTGCGACACGCTGCCCACGCCGGCGAGCGCCGCGTCGAACGGGTCGCTGAGCGTGATGCTGCCCTGGCTGAGGGTCGCCGTCGTGACGGTGCTCAGCTCGCCGACGACGATCGCGCCGCCGTCGTCGGTCCGCAGGGCCGTCACCTGGTCGGCCACGGGTGACACCGTCTCGGCGACCGACGCGATCTCCTGCAGGCTGGCCGCCGTCTGGGCGCGGGCCTCGGTGAGGGCCGTGCGGAAGAAGTCCGCGGGGAAGGTCGCCGCGTACGCCGACGCGTCCCCGTTGGTGAGGACGTCCGCGTACTGGGCGACGGCCTCGGCCGGGCTCAGCAGCAGGCTGTCGTCGTCGGGCGCCACCGGCTCGCTGCCGACCTCGGGCCGCTCGGTCGCCGGCATCTCGACGGACGGGCCGAGCCGTGCCCAGCCCCACAGCCGGTACGGCTCGCGCGGCCCGGCCTGCTCCAGGACGAGCAGCAGCGGGGCCTGGAGGTCGTCCGGCTGCTCCGTGACGACCATCTGCGTGCGCGGCCAGTCGGTCGTGCTCGGGACGATCAGGGTCTGCGCGGACGTCGGCAGCGCGACAGGCGGACGGGCACCCCCGGTCGCCGTCGCGCGGACGTACTCGGCGGTCCTGATCGCGAGCGCCGGACCGGTCACGCGCGCCGGCAGCCCGGCGGGGTCGAGCGCGGCGTCGCCCGCGGCGAGCACCTCGCCGACCTGGTCGAGGACCGACGACGACTGCGTCACCGTCAGCACGGGCGGCGGCACCGCGGGGACGGCGTCGGGCACCGGCTCCGGGACCGGGGTCGCGCAGGCTGCGAGGCCGAGCGCGGCCGCGAGCACCACGGCGGCTCCGGCGGACCGGCGGCGGCGTGCGGCCCCGACGGGGCGGGGGGCGGGGCGTGCCGTCATCGGTCCTCCTCCGTGCGCTTCTGGTCGCCGTCCGGTGCCGTGCCGCCCTCCTCCGGGAACCCCCACATGCGGCGCCAGGCGTCGGCCCGGCCGGCCTGCGCGGCGGCATCCGCCTCGGACTCGCCGGCGAGCGGCGCCGCCCCGGTCCCGGGGGCGGCGGCGCGCGGTGGCGCCGACGGCGTGGCGGGGACGCCCGGGGTCGGCGACCAGGCGGTCGCCGGCGCCGGGGTGGCGGGCGGCGGCGCGTCCCGGGGCGGGGTCTCGGGGGTCTCGGCGCGACCCCGGCGCCACGGCAGCCGGGAGGCGAGGCCGCCGCGAGGGCGGTCCTGCTCCGGCCGGCCGGTCGCGGGGGGCGCCGCGGGCGCGGGCGTCGACGGCGTGGGCGTCCCGGGTGCGGGCGTCGTGGGCGGCGTCGCCGGCGCGGCGGCCGGAGCGCCCGGCGGCACCGGTGCGTCCGAGCCCGGTGCGGCCGGCGTCGCGGTGCGGGGCGCGGTCGCGCCGGGCGCCGTCGCTCCGGGTACGGCCGGCCCGGCCGTCGTCGGCGCACCCCCCGAGGACCCGGTCGCCGAGGTCGGCGCCCCCGTGCCACGCGTCGGCGTCGGCGTCGGTGCGCCCGCGGACCGCGGCTCGCGCGCCCCGCGCTCCGGGCCGGTCCCGGCCGGGCTCTCCCCGCCGGTCGCGCGCCCCGCGGCCGGCCCGGTCTCCGCGGGGACCGCCGGGACCGTCCCGGTGACGGCGGGGACCGCCCCCGTCACCACGGGCACGGCACCGGTGGCCGGGCGACGCCCGCGGCGACGGGCCGCGGCTGCGGCTGCCGCGGCGGCCGCCTCGGCCTCGCGGATCTGCCGCCGGGTGAGCGGGGCGCCCGTCGCGCTGATCGTGGTGACCGGGATGGCCCCGGTCGGCATGGCGGTCGTGTCCGCGGCGGCGGCGTCGGCGGGGGCGACGACGGCGATCTGCCCCGTGGTCACGGGGTGCCAGCCGGCGTCCGGGCCCTCGCGACGCTGCCGCAGGATGCGGACGAGGAGCACCGCCGCGACGGCGAGCAGCAGCACGCCGAGCGCCACGCCGGGCCACAGCCACGGCGTGGTCACGGTCTGCGGCCAGGAGAGGTCGAGCACGGGCGCGCTGTCGCCGAGGGAGACGGCGAGCAGCGACCAGCGGCCGTCCTGCGCGGGCCACTCGAGCGTCGCGGACCCGTCGCCGGTGACCTGCGCGACCCACATGTCGGACCCGGTCGGGTCGGCGGCCTGCGCGGCGGTCTCCGCCTCGGCGGCGCTCGCCGAGGGGCTGGGCTCCGCCGTCGCCGCGGCGTCCGCGGTCGGCGTCGGGGTCGGGGTCGCTCCCGGCGCCGGCCCCCCCGCGGTCGTCGCCAGCGTGTGCCAGTCGGACAGCCCCGTGACGCGCTCGTACGGGTCGGCACCGACCCACGCGGTGACGTCGGTGTCCCGACCGACGGCCAGCACCACCGGCGACCCCTCGGCCCGGACGGTGATCGTCACGGGGTCGCCGGCGACCTCGAGCACCCCGGGGTCGGTCACCAGGGTGCGGGTCCCGCCCCCGGGTGCGGCGGTGGCGACCAGGGGGTCGTCGGCCCGCCACACCGTGGCCGAGGCGACGCCGAGCGCGATGGCGGCGACGCCGAGCACGGCGAGGACGGCGGCGATGAGTCGCTGGAGCACGCGTCTTCCTCTCGAACGTGACGGCCCAGGATAGGCGAGCGACCTCGGAGTCCGCGCACGACCCGTGCCGCGAGGAGTACCGGAACCGCCCCGAAGGAGTACCGCGCGGGGTGCACCGCGCCCGGTTCGCCCGGATACGCTGGACGGCGGACCGCGGGCCGACCGACGCCCCGAGCCTCCCCCGCGGAGGCGGTCCCCACAAGCGCTCGCGCGCTCCCGCAGGAGGAACTTCGTGGCAGACGACCGTACGCCCTTCCCGGTGGTCAACTTCCGTGGCTACGACCGCGGACCCGTCGACACCCGCATGGACGAGCTCGAGCGCGCGCTGGCCGACGCCCGCAGCCAGGTGTCGTCGCTCGACGAGCGGGTGCTGCAGATCTCCGGCGAGCTGTCCGAGGCGCACCGCCAGCTGCGCGAGGCCGAGCGGCCGACGTACTCGGGACTCGGCTCCCGCATCGAGATGCTGCTGCGCTCCGCGGAGGAGCAGTCCTCCGACGTGGTGCAGCAGGCGAACGCCCAGGCGTCCGACGCCCTGGCCCGCGCGCGCCTGGCCGCCGGCCAGCTCCGGGCCCGCGCGGAGAACGAGGTCGCGGAGATGCTGGCGACCGCCCGCCGCGAGGCGACCGAGGAGCGCTCGACCGCGCACACCGAGGCGGAGAGCGCCCTGGCGGGGGCCCAGCGCCGCGCCGAGGAGCTCGTCGGGTCGGCCGAGCGGGAGGCCGCACGGATCCAGACGGCGATCCAGACCGAGGAGAGCGAGCGCCGCGCGACCCTCGAGCGCGAGCTCGGGACGCTCCGGGCCACCGTCGAGCGCGAGACGACGGAGCTCCGGATCAGCACCGAGCAGGCGGCCGAGGCGCTGCGCTCGACGACCGAGGCGGAGACCACCGCCCTGCGCGCGGACGCCGAGCGCTACGACCAGGACCTGCGCCAGCGCGCGGACGCCGAGACCACCGCGCTGCGGCAGCGGGTGACCTCGGAGCTCGCGGAGCTGCGCACCGAGGCCGAGCGGTGGTCCGCGATGCAGCGGTCGCTCGCCGCCACGGAGATCGCCGAGGCCCGCCAGGTGGCCGGCGAGGAGATCACGTCGCTGCGCGCCGAGGCCCAGGCGCACGCGGACGCCGTGCGGTCCGCCGCCGAGCGGGCCGCGACCGAGCTGCAGCAGCGCGTCGCCGCCGAGACCGCCGCGCTGCGGGCCGAGGCCGAGCAGTACTCCGGCTTCGTCCGGGCCAGCGCCGACCGGGAGACCGGCGAGCTGCGCGCGGCCGTCGCCGACGAGGTCGCCGCGGCCCGCCAGGAGGCCGAGCAGGCCCTGACCGCGCAGCGCGCGGAGGCTGAGCAGTACGTCGCGGAGCTGCGCGCGACCGCGGAGCGCGAGACCACCGAGCTGCGCGAGCGCACCGGGCACGAGGTCGCCACCCTGCGCGCCCTCGCCGAGCGGGAGACCACGGAGCTGCGCGAGCGGACCGAGCGGGACGCGACGGAGCTGCGCGAGCGCACCGAGCGCGAGGCCGCCGAGCTGCGCGAGTCCACGCGGCTCGAGGTGGAGCGCCAGCTCACCGAGGCGTCCCGCGCGGCCGAGGAGCAGCGCTCGCGGGCGCGCACCGAGTCCGACGCGATGCTCGCCCAGGCGCGCCAGGCGCTCGCGGACGCGGAGCTGCAGATCGCCGCCCAGCGGGAGGCCGCCGAGCGCGCCGACGCCGAGCGGCACGCCACCGCCCGCGCCGAGACCGAGAAGCTGGTCGCGGACGCCGAGGCGCACGCCGCCGACGCGGAGCAGCGGGTCGCCAAGGCCCTGGAGCAGGCGGAGAAGATCCGCGTCGACTCCCAGACCCAGGCCAAGGAGCTGCTGTCGAACGCCCGGCAGAACGCGGACCGCGTCGTCGCCGAGGCCCGCGAGCACGCCGAGAAGACCCTGTCCGAGTCGATGTCCGAGGCGGAGCGCGAGCGCACGACCGCCCAGCGCCAGGTCGAGGACCTCAACCGGCAGCGGGAGTCGATCACGTCCTACCTGGACGAGCTGCGCAACCTGCTCGGCCACGAGCCGGTGCCGACCAAGCAGACCCTGGAGCGCGCCGACGCGGCGCAGGCGCAGTTCGACGCGAAGCAGGCCCGTCCCGCGGCCCGGCCGGCCCGCGGCGGCAAGAGCCGCCCGGCGCCCGTGTCGGCCGCCGGTTCCGCGGCGGCGGCGGCGCCCGCGATGGACGTGAAGGACGCGGACGACGCGAAGCCCGGCGCCCCGGAGGACGCTGCGGCCGGCGCGCCGGACGCCCCGGCCGCCCCCGAGGCCCCCGCGACCGAGCAGCCGCAGCCGTCCGACGCCCCCGGGGCCGCGCCCGCCGCGGAGCAGCCCGCCGCCGAGGCGCCCGCGCAGGACGCCCCGGCCGACGGGGACGAGGTCGTGGCCGGCGACCGGTGACGACGCCCGACGACGACTGGCGCTCCCGCCGCCGCGAGGCGGCCGACGCCCACGAGGCCGCGCTGCGCGCCCGGCGGCAGGCCGAGTCCGCCCGCGCCCGGGAGCTCATCGCGCGGTTCGTCGCGGACGCGGCCGAGCGCGGCGTGGCGCCGGTGCCGCTGCACGCCCAGGGGTACGGCGGGCGCGGCCGGTACCGCACCCCGCTGGCGGGCTGGTACCTCCGCAAGGACCGGACGGTCGCGGTCGGGACGGACGGCGGCTTCTACGTGCTGACCGTGCCGCCGTCGCTGGCGGCCCGCCTGCGCGGCGTCCGCCCGGAGCCCCAGGACCCGCCGCTCGTCCTGGGCGCCGGCGGCAAGGACGGCGAGTCGCTGGACCTCCCGATCGCCCTGGCGCGCGCGCTCGGCGACGCCTGACCCGGGCCCGCTGCGGGCGAGCCCGCGCGCCCGAGGCGGCACCTCGCGCGCATCCGGGCAGGCCCCGGAGCACCCCCGCTGATCGGGTCATGCCCCGTCGGCGCGGCGGCACGACGGTACGGGGCGCGGCCGCGGCGCGCGCCGCTCAGGCGCGGGCGAGCAGGGTGGCGAGCGCCTCGGCGACCGGGCGGGGGGTCTCCACCGCCGTGAGGTGGCCGGCCCCGGGGACGACCACGGGCTCGACGCGCAGCGCGTCCGCCATGCGGCGGGCCTCCGCGACCGGGGTCGGCTGGTCCTCCTCCCCGACCAGCACCAGCCCGGGGCCGTCGTACGCCTCGAGCACCGCCGTCCGGTCGGGGCGGGCCGCCATCGCGCGCTGCGACCACGCGACGCCGGCGGGCGG contains:
- a CDS encoding tetratricopeptide repeat protein, producing MSQNPAHQPRLDVRGAIDLSGLGRPATPAPGTPGGLPAPGAYVVDVDTEGFPALVQSSTQHPVVVLLWASWSEASINLARDLGTLADQYAGRLLLARIDSEANPQVAAAFQAQSVPSVVAVLAGQPLPLFQGVPQLDQVRGVLDQVLEAAAANGITGTVPPRDGAPEPEPEPEEPPLPPLHQEAYDAIERDDLPAAAAAYEQALRENPRDDMARAGLAQVGLLTRTRDVDLAAVRTAAAEDPRDVDAQLAVADVDVLGGQVEDAFARLVDTVRVTAGADRERVRVRLVELFDVVGQEDPRVAAARRALASALY